From the Neoarius graeffei isolate fNeoGra1 chromosome 1, fNeoGra1.pri, whole genome shotgun sequence genome, one window contains:
- the LOC132889689 gene encoding uncharacterized protein LOC132889689 — MVLDVVAEHNLPLTMAPALIDLAKELAKDKKALDNLSMDRTTASYRIRHGLSKTFLEETINNIRSSPFSLNIDESTSNSNKRVLAILVSYYSEKNEKVLLEHLASIEVVKVDSESLYNVILDLFDKYDIPWSNLISILMDSCAVMRGSKSGLETRIRQNKAPHLLNIDGDICHHVHNTCKKFCEPFQYWVESLFGDLYNDIKCSPDLSERLSEVCEILGISHTNPEHFVNHRWLSVYDLSVSTLRIIDVLQIFYFGFIPQGSQQDYRGILIDIYRKYNVSIEARERIREVIDTVKEKKLTEDGRNRKLRIVDKVMFNEKKTKLILNFYQSALLLLKSYVCLFQSKEPLIHVVHDKLEELFQNFLACFVKPEKIPKSSVQLKQMNLDDENIYLKTSEVFIGHSAKKIIKAARQDDSTNMFFLRNVMQAYTSSAVYIQKKFPLNNKLLKCVSTIDPSARGHSKTAEALRNLKDMVPLISDDEKEKYDLEVQQLQIKNEILIS; from the coding sequence ATGGTACTTGATGTGGTTGCTGAACACAACCTTCCACTTACAATGGCACCTGCACTGATAGATTTAGCAAAGGAGCTCGCCAAAGACAAAAAGGCTTTGGATAATCTGTCCATGGATAGAACAACAGCCTCCTATCGCATTAGGCATGGCCTCAGCAAAACATTCTTGGAAGAAACAATCAACAACATCCGGTCATCGCCATTCAGTCTGAACATAGATGAAAGCACTAGTAATAGCAACAAGAGAGTCCTTGCTATCTTAGTTAGTTATTATTCTGAGAAAAATGAGAAGGTTTTACTTGAACATTTGGCATCGATTGAAGTAGTGAAGGTAGACTCTGAATCCCTGTATAATGTAATTTTAGACTTGTTTGATAAGTATGACATTCCATGGTCTAATCTTATTTCCATCCTCATGGACTCCTGTGCAGTGATGCGAGGATCAAAATCTGGTTTGGAGACAAGAATTCGACAAAATAAAGCCCCTCATTTGCTCAATATTGACGGGGACATATGTCATCATGTTCATAACACGTGTAAAAAGTTTTGTGAGCCCTTTCAGTATTGGGTCGAGAGCCTCTTTGGTGATCTTTATAATGACATCAAATGTTCACCAGATCTCAGCGAACgactctctgaagtttgtgaaattctAGGAATATCCCACACAAATCCAGAACATTTTGTGAATCACCGTTGGCTTTCTGTTTATGACTTGTCTGTGAGCACACTGCGCATCATAGACGTCCTTCAGATTTTCTACTTTGGGTTCATCCCTCAGGGTAGTCAGCAAGACTACCGTGGTATTCTCATAGACATTTATAGAAAATACAATGTAAGCATAGAGGCGAGGGAGAGGATCCGAGAAGTCATAGATACCGTGAAAGAGAAGAAactcacagaagacggcaggaataGAAAGTTGCGGATTGTTGACAAAGTAATGTTCaatgaaaagaaaacaaaattgatcctgaacttctatcagtctgctttgcttctCCTGAAAAGTTATGTTTGTCTCTTCCAGAGTAAGGAACCACTTATACATGTTGTGCATGACAAACTGGAAGAACTCTTTCAGAATTTCCTTGCTTGTTTTGTAAAGCCTGAGAAAATACCCAAATCCTCAGTTCAACTGAAACAGATGAACCTTGACGATGAAAACATCTATCTAAAGACAAGTGAAGTGTTCATCGGACATTCAGCAAAAAAGATTATTAAAGCAGCTCGTCAAGATGATTCGACCAACATGtttttcctgagaaatgtgatGCAGGCATATACCAGCTCTGCCGTGTATATACAGAAGAAGTTCCCACTGAATAACAAACTATTGAAATGTGTTTCCACCATAGATCCTTCTGCGAGAGGGCATAGCAAAACTGCAGAAGCTTTAAGGAATCTAAAAGATATGGTGCCTCTCATCTCTGATGACGAGAAGGAGAAGTATGACCTAGAGGTTCAGCAGTTGCAAATAAAAAatgaaattttaatttcatga